A DNA window from Acetilactobacillus jinshanensis contains the following coding sequences:
- a CDS encoding tRNA1(Val) (adenine(37)-N6)-methyltransferase, with product MGLKPNERIDELYSLGIKIIQNSKTFSFSLDAVLLAYFAQLKRSSKSLTVDLCAGNGAVGLFASHKTRGKIIGVEIQPKLADMAKRSVELNHLSSQIKVLPIDLKDVFKFIKPNSANVVLCNPPYFKTLPTTKVSGNPYLAIARSEIKTNLNQVISTISKLLNTRGTAFIVYRPNRLIEMLNTLQKNKLVPKAIQFAHPRLNQPSQLVLIKAVKCGKPGVKILPPIIVRNENNSGYSKFMHQIMFGSWNA from the coding sequence ATGGGATTAAAGCCAAACGAACGAATTGATGAATTATACAGTTTAGGCATTAAAATCATTCAAAATTCAAAGACGTTCTCGTTTTCTTTGGATGCCGTGTTGTTAGCTTACTTTGCTCAATTGAAACGATCTTCAAAATCATTAACGGTTGACCTTTGTGCAGGTAATGGTGCCGTGGGTCTATTTGCCAGTCATAAGACTCGTGGCAAAATCATCGGGGTTGAAATTCAGCCTAAGTTAGCCGATATGGCTAAAAGAAGCGTTGAATTGAATCACTTATCTTCACAAATTAAGGTTTTACCAATTGATTTAAAGGACGTTTTTAAATTCATTAAGCCGAACTCTGCAAACGTGGTGCTGTGTAATCCACCGTACTTTAAGACGTTACCAACTACTAAAGTTAGTGGCAACCCTTATTTAGCAATTGCCAGAAGTGAGATTAAGACCAATTTAAATCAGGTTATCTCAACAATTAGCAAGTTATTAAACACGCGTGGAACGGCGTTTATCGTTTATCGACCCAATCGGTTAATTGAAATGTTAAACACGTTACAGAAGAACAAATTAGTCCCTAAAGCAATTCAATTTGCTCACCCGAGATTAAATCAGCCATCGCAATTAGTACTGATTAAAGCCGTTAAATGTGGTAAACCTGGCGTAAAAATTTTGCCACCGATTATTGTGAGGAATGAAAATAATTCGGGGTACAGTAAATTTATGCATCAAATCATGTTCGGGTCATGGAACGCGTGA
- a CDS encoding D-2-hydroxyacid dehydrogenase, which yields MKKIIAYGVRKDEMPYFKKWAEDNSDVQVKTEPKLLDDSTVSEAKGFDGVDAYQQKPYTASVLNKLGSYGIHALSLRNVGVDNVDAKALKANNMKLTNVPSYSPEAIAELAVTDMLRLVRRGKIFDKKIMHGDLRWAPDVADEMDKMTVGIFGTGHIGRMVIKILRGFGSKIIAYDPYPNPKLEKEGIYVKNPKELYAKSDIITIHAPALKSNYHMINAKAFSEMKDGVYLINAARGTLVDTDALIKALDSGKVQGAGLDTYENEVGNFNKNWGSLDAIPDARLKNLIKRDNVIVTPHIAFYTKIAVKNMVEFSMSANKDLLETGKSDKLVKF from the coding sequence ATGAAGAAAATTATTGCATATGGTGTCCGTAAAGATGAAATGCCATACTTTAAAAAGTGGGCTGAAGATAACTCTGATGTTCAGGTTAAAACTGAACCTAAGTTATTAGATGACAGCACTGTTTCTGAAGCTAAAGGTTTTGACGGTGTTGATGCATATCAGCAGAAACCATACACTGCTTCCGTATTAAACAAGTTAGGCAGTTATGGTATCCACGCATTATCATTACGTAACGTTGGTGTTGATAATGTTGATGCTAAAGCTTTAAAGGCTAACAACATGAAGTTAACCAACGTTCCTTCTTATTCTCCAGAAGCCATCGCTGAATTAGCTGTTACTGACATGCTTCGTTTAGTACGTCGTGGCAAGATCTTTGATAAGAAGATTATGCATGGTGACTTACGCTGGGCTCCAGACGTTGCCGATGAAATGGACAAGATGACCGTTGGTATCTTTGGTACTGGTCACATTGGCCGTATGGTAATCAAGATTTTACGTGGTTTCGGATCCAAGATTATTGCTTACGATCCATACCCTAACCCGAAGTTAGAAAAGGAAGGTATCTACGTAAAGAACCCTAAGGAATTATATGCTAAGTCTGATATCATTACTATTCATGCACCAGCATTAAAGTCTAACTACCACATGATCAACGCTAAAGCATTCTCCGAAATGAAGGATGGCGTTTACTTAATCAACGCTGCTCGTGGTACTTTAGTTGATACTGATGCTTTAATCAAAGCATTAGACAGCGGCAAAGTTCAAGGTGCCGGCTTAGATACTTATGAAAACGAAGTTGGTAACTTTAACAAGAACTGGGGCAGCCTTGATGCTATTCCAGATGCTCGTTTAAAGAACTTAATCAAGCGTGATAACGTAATCGTTACTCCACATATCGCTTTCTACACTAAGATTGCCGTTAAGAACATGGTTGAATTCTCCATGAGCGCTAACAAAGACTTACTTGAAACTGGCAAGTCCGATAAGTTAGTTAAGTTTTAA
- the rpsB gene encoding 30S ribosomal protein S2: MAVVTMKQLLESGVHFGHQTRRWNPKMKKYIFTERNGIYIIDLQKTVKMLGDAYKFMKNEASKGAVVLFVGTKKQAQNTIHDEATRCGQYYVNHRWLGGTLTNWVTIHKRIVYLKKLKKMAKDGTFDRLPKKEVSVLTKRAKKLEYFLGGIEDMPRIPDVMYIVDPRKEVIAVNEAHKLNIPIVAMVDTNTDPDQINVVIPANDDAIRAVKLITSKMADAIIEGNQGKEGKDAGAKAASDSDASAKKSDDSKDDNDNK; the protein is encoded by the coding sequence ATGGCAGTTGTTACCATGAAACAGCTCTTAGAATCTGGAGTTCACTTCGGTCACCAAACCCGTCGTTGGAACCCTAAGATGAAGAAATACATTTTCACTGAACGTAACGGTATTTATATCATTGATTTACAGAAGACCGTTAAGATGTTAGGCGATGCTTACAAGTTCATGAAGAACGAAGCCTCAAAAGGTGCAGTTGTACTTTTTGTTGGTACTAAGAAGCAAGCCCAGAACACCATTCATGATGAAGCTACTCGTTGTGGTCAGTACTACGTTAACCATCGTTGGTTAGGTGGTACCTTAACTAACTGGGTAACTATTCACAAACGTATCGTTTACTTAAAGAAGTTAAAGAAGATGGCTAAAGATGGCACCTTCGATCGTTTACCTAAGAAAGAAGTTTCTGTACTTACTAAACGTGCCAAGAAATTAGAATACTTCTTAGGCGGTATCGAAGACATGCCTCGGATTCCTGATGTTATGTACATCGTTGACCCTCGTAAAGAAGTCATCGCCGTTAACGAAGCTCATAAGTTAAACATTCCAATCGTTGCTATGGTTGATACCAACACTGACCCTGACCAGATTAACGTTGTCATTCCTGCCAATGATGATGCTATCCGTGCCGTTAAGTTGATCACTTCCAAGATGGCTGACGCTATCATTGAAGGTAACCAGGGTAAAGAAGGTAAGGATGCTGGCGCTAAAGCCGCTAGTGATTCCGATGCTTCTGCCAAGAAGTCTGACGATAGCAAAGACGATAACGACAATAAATAA
- the tsf gene encoding translation elongation factor Ts, whose translation MAKVSFAQIKALRDETNVGIVAVKKALDAANGDSKKAMDILRKQGAKKSATKSNNKTENGLVNVATKGNFAVIVEVNCETDTLTANSDFKGLVKLISDAILANQPKTVDDVLKLSSKDGTIKDSMNHIIQITHENIKLKRFKLLKKTDDDHFGAYVHNGGQIASLVLLNGADDNTAENVAMHVAAMDPTYMSSKDISDKDMAHETAELKKEALNSGKPAKIVKFIVKGRMKKHLSQICLADQQFVMDDKKTVAQYVASKKGKLAAFVRYQIGED comes from the coding sequence ATGGCTAAAGTTAGTTTTGCTCAAATTAAAGCATTACGTGATGAAACTAATGTTGGAATCGTTGCCGTTAAAAAAGCATTAGATGCTGCTAATGGTGATAGTAAAAAGGCAATGGACATCTTGAGAAAACAGGGTGCTAAAAAGTCTGCTACCAAGAGTAACAATAAGACTGAAAATGGTTTAGTTAACGTTGCTACAAAGGGTAACTTTGCTGTAATCGTTGAAGTTAACTGTGAAACTGATACCTTAACTGCTAACTCTGATTTTAAGGGCTTAGTTAAGTTAATCAGTGACGCAATCTTAGCTAATCAGCCTAAGACTGTCGATGATGTTCTAAAGTTATCATCTAAAGATGGTACTATCAAAGACAGCATGAACCACATCATTCAGATTACTCATGAAAACATTAAGTTAAAGCGCTTTAAGTTACTTAAAAAGACCGATGATGATCACTTTGGTGCCTACGTTCATAATGGTGGTCAGATCGCTTCATTAGTTCTTTTAAACGGTGCTGATGATAACACTGCTGAAAACGTTGCAATGCATGTTGCTGCTATGGACCCAACTTACATGAGCTCTAAAGATATTTCTGATAAAGACATGGCTCATGAAACTGCCGAATTAAAGAAAGAAGCTCTTAATTCTGGTAAGCCTGCCAAGATCGTAAAGTTCATCGTTAAGGGCCGTATGAAAAAGCACTTATCACAGATTTGCTTAGCTGATCAGCAGTTCGTAATGGATGACAAGAAGACCGTTGCCCAGTACGTTGCTTCTAAAAAAGGTAAGTTAGCTGCCTTCGTTCGTTACCAAATTGGTGAAGACTAA
- the pyrH gene encoding UMP kinase yields the protein MSDLKYKRIVLKISGEALAGDQGLGINPDVIKAITKKVKIAYQTGIQIAIVVGGGNMWRGVTGAKVGMERSRADYIGMLATIMNSLALQDGLRAINVPAYVQTSISMRQVAEPYNLDTALNHLNHHQVVIFGGGIGNPYFSTDTTAVLRAAEIHADVILMAKNGVDGIYSADPNKDPKAVKYSHLNYVDLIKKNLQVMDATASSLAMENHIPLIVFDFKAADNITKIIKGASVGTLVD from the coding sequence TTGTCTGATTTAAAATATAAACGAATCGTTTTAAAAATAAGTGGTGAAGCCCTAGCCGGGGACCAAGGCTTAGGGATTAATCCTGACGTTATTAAAGCAATTACTAAGAAAGTAAAGATTGCTTACCAAACCGGAATTCAAATTGCCATCGTTGTCGGCGGTGGTAACATGTGGCGAGGCGTTACCGGTGCCAAAGTTGGTATGGAACGAAGCCGTGCTGATTACATCGGGATGTTAGCCACAATTATGAATAGTTTAGCTTTACAGGACGGTTTACGAGCAATTAATGTCCCAGCCTATGTTCAGACGTCGATTTCAATGAGACAGGTTGCTGAACCATATAACTTAGACACCGCTTTAAATCATCTTAATCACCATCAAGTTGTTATCTTTGGCGGTGGAATTGGTAATCCTTACTTCTCTACTGATACAACAGCTGTTCTTAGAGCTGCAGAAATTCACGCAGACGTCATTTTAATGGCTAAGAATGGAGTTGATGGTATTTATTCAGCTGACCCTAACAAGGATCCAAAAGCCGTTAAATATAGCCATTTAAACTACGTTGATTTAATTAAAAAGAATCTTCAGGTGATGGATGCCACAGCTAGTTCATTAGCAATGGAAAATCACATCCCGTTGATCGTATTTGATTTTAAAGCTGCTGACAATATTACTAAAATTATTAAAGGTGCTTCCGTCGGCACTCTTGTTGATTAA
- the frr gene encoding ribosome recycling factor, with protein sequence MLNPNNLLNDSKKKMQKAIRNLKHTLGTVRAGRANASILSGVKAEYYGVPTPISQMASITTPEPRVLTINPYVKSSLKNIAEGIMKANIGLNPTNDGSVIRIIIPQLTDERRDQLSKKVKAMGEESKVTIRYVRRDAMTAIKKGDKNSDITDDQMHRLEDQVQKLTNQSTKGVDDAVKAKQHEIQTE encoded by the coding sequence ATGTTAAATCCAAATAATCTTTTAAATGATAGTAAAAAGAAAATGCAAAAAGCCATCCGTAATTTAAAGCATACGTTAGGGACCGTAAGAGCGGGCCGTGCCAATGCCAGTATCTTATCCGGTGTTAAAGCTGAATATTACGGAGTTCCAACCCCGATTAGTCAGATGGCATCAATCACAACACCTGAACCAAGGGTCTTAACCATTAACCCATACGTTAAGAGTTCCTTAAAGAACATTGCCGAAGGGATCATGAAGGCTAACATTGGTCTTAATCCAACGAATGACGGTAGTGTAATTCGAATCATTATTCCTCAGTTAACTGATGAACGTCGTGATCAGTTATCTAAGAAGGTCAAAGCCATGGGTGAAGAAAGTAAAGTTACGATCCGTTACGTTCGTCGTGATGCCATGACCGCCATTAAAAAAGGTGATAAGAACAGTGACATCACCGATGATCAAATGCACCGGTTAGAAGATCAGGTTCAGAAGCTCACTAATCAATCGACTAAAGGTGTTGACGATGCCGTTAAAGCTAAGCAGCACGAAATTCAAACGGAATAA
- a CDS encoding isoprenyl transferase has product MLHTDERELDPNNIPKHVAIIMDGNGRWAHKRHLPRIAGHHQGMEAIKGVASAAGHLGIKVLTLYAFSTENWKRPSKEVKYIMSLPQKFFNTFVPQLIHDNVRVHVMGYTDKIPASTQKAINKAVQDTSQCTGMILNFAVNYGGQDEIVTATKNIAQEVKNNQIKISDITPKYFAKHLMTGFLGKYANPDLLIRTSGEQRISNFLLWQLAYSEFLFRPEYWPDFNKDLLVDSIYQYQQRHRRFGGLK; this is encoded by the coding sequence ATGTTACATACTGATGAACGTGAACTAGACCCTAATAATATTCCTAAACACGTTGCCATTATTATGGACGGTAACGGTCGCTGGGCTCATAAGCGTCATTTACCTAGAATTGCTGGACATCATCAAGGAATGGAAGCCATTAAAGGCGTTGCTTCTGCCGCTGGTCATTTAGGGATTAAAGTTTTGACGCTATATGCATTTTCAACGGAAAACTGGAAACGGCCCAGTAAAGAAGTCAAATACATTATGAGTTTGCCACAAAAGTTTTTTAACACTTTTGTACCGCAGTTGATTCATGATAATGTCCGAGTCCATGTAATGGGCTATACAGATAAGATCCCAGCATCCACTCAAAAAGCTATTAATAAAGCTGTTCAGGATACATCCCAGTGTACTGGAATGATCCTGAATTTTGCCGTTAATTATGGTGGCCAGGATGAAATCGTTACCGCAACCAAGAACATTGCGCAAGAGGTTAAAAATAACCAGATTAAGATTAGTGATATTACACCTAAATATTTTGCTAAACATTTAATGACCGGCTTTTTGGGTAAGTATGCTAACCCGGATCTGTTAATTCGAACCAGTGGTGAACAACGGATCTCTAACTTTTTGCTTTGGCAATTAGCTTATAGTGAATTTCTGTTTCGTCCTGAATACTGGCCGGATTTCAACAAGGATCTATTAGTCGACTCAATATATCAATATCAACAAAGACATCGTCGCTTTGGCGGCCTTAAATAA
- a CDS encoding phosphatidate cytidylyltransferase, protein MKKRLITAIVALLIFIPLVIYGGSPLTFLAYFLGLTATVEILIMDKRILVSPEAIIAYIAVIILITPDRWFSSLPSFLNQTFLFYVMVMLLLLRMVFTKNLFSFSDAGVIAVTALYIGMGFHYFLNARIDGIDTIFYALFIVWSTDTGAYLIGKKFGTHRLAPHISPHKTWEGSFGGSILAMIVGTIWLYYFPVHAYGFVTMFIITIFLSIVSQFGDLVESAIKRHYGVKDSGKILPGHGGILDRFDSLLFVLPVLHLLGII, encoded by the coding sequence ATGAAAAAAAGATTGATTACGGCAATCGTTGCCTTATTAATTTTTATTCCACTTGTAATTTATGGTGGTTCGCCGTTAACGTTCTTGGCATATTTCTTAGGGTTAACTGCTACCGTTGAAATTTTAATTATGGACAAACGAATCTTAGTTTCACCGGAAGCCATTATTGCGTACATTGCGGTAATTATTTTGATAACTCCGGACCGTTGGTTTAGTTCTTTACCGTCATTTTTAAATCAGACTTTTTTGTTTTACGTGATGGTAATGCTGTTGTTATTACGAATGGTCTTTACTAAGAACCTTTTCTCGTTTTCGGATGCCGGTGTGATTGCGGTAACCGCTCTTTACATCGGGATGGGCTTCCATTACTTCCTTAATGCTAGAATTGATGGCATCGACACCATTTTCTATGCATTGTTTATTGTCTGGTCAACCGATACCGGTGCTTACCTAATTGGTAAAAAATTCGGTACGCATCGTTTAGCACCACACATTAGTCCACATAAGACATGGGAAGGTTCATTTGGTGGCTCAATTCTTGCCATGATTGTCGGCACGATTTGGTTATATTACTTCCCAGTCCATGCTTACGGTTTTGTCACCATGTTTATCATTACGATCTTCCTTTCGATCGTCAGTCAATTTGGTGATTTAGTTGAATCGGCAATTAAGCGTCATTATGGCGTAAAGGATTCTGGTAAAATCTTACCCGGTCACGGTGGAATTTTAGATCGATTTGATAGTTTACTGTTTGTATTACCGGTCTTACATCTGTTAGGTATTATTTAA
- the rseP gene encoding RIP metalloprotease RseP: protein MISTIIAFIIIFGILVIVHEFGHFIVAKKSGIMVREFSVGMGPKIFYHRYNGTTYTLRLLPLGGYVRMAGSADDDNEEMRPGRAVNLKLGTNGLVQSINTSNKHMLFKGLPIEVVKSDLEHQLTITGYVNGDENHLKTFNVDHDATIVEQDGTEVQIAPADVQYETASVSKKLMTNFAGVFNNVLLAVIVYMLLSFVQGGVLTNSNQVNVLPHNSVARDAGIQNGDRIISIDHHKTPNWIGLQKQIATRPHQKINLMIKRDHHVKTLSFTTKSRVISHKRYGMIGIEQTLDHSVSAKLISGFTQTWSMTEQLFHALGHMIFGHFSLNDLGGPVAIFATTSQAAKLGITGLLQFLAFLSINLAIMNLLPIPALDGGKIILNLIQAIRRRPVSENVEATITLIGFALILVLMVLVTWNDIERYFIH, encoded by the coding sequence ATGATCTCTACAATAATAGCCTTTATAATTATTTTTGGGATCCTAGTGATCGTTCACGAATTTGGCCACTTCATCGTTGCGAAGAAGTCGGGAATTATGGTTCGTGAATTTTCGGTCGGAATGGGGCCCAAAATATTTTATCATCGGTATAACGGCACAACATATACCTTGCGATTATTGCCATTAGGCGGTTACGTCAGAATGGCGGGCAGTGCTGATGACGATAACGAAGAAATGCGTCCTGGGCGTGCCGTTAATTTAAAACTAGGAACTAACGGTTTAGTCCAGTCAATCAATACCAGTAACAAACACATGTTATTTAAGGGGTTACCGATAGAGGTCGTTAAATCTGATTTAGAGCATCAATTAACCATTACCGGTTACGTAAATGGTGATGAAAATCATTTAAAGACGTTTAATGTTGACCATGACGCCACGATTGTTGAACAGGATGGTACTGAAGTCCAGATTGCACCAGCTGATGTTCAATATGAGACAGCAAGTGTGTCCAAGAAATTGATGACTAATTTTGCCGGTGTTTTTAACAACGTCTTATTAGCGGTAATTGTTTATATGCTGCTATCCTTTGTTCAGGGTGGCGTATTAACGAATTCCAATCAGGTTAATGTTTTACCCCATAATTCCGTTGCTAGGGATGCTGGGATTCAAAATGGTGATCGAATTATATCGATTGACCATCATAAGACACCGAATTGGATTGGTCTTCAAAAACAAATCGCAACTCGACCACATCAAAAAATTAATCTAATGATTAAACGTGATCATCACGTTAAGACACTATCGTTTACAACTAAGTCAAGAGTTATTAGCCACAAACGATACGGGATGATTGGTATTGAGCAGACGTTAGACCATAGTGTCAGTGCCAAATTGATTTCTGGCTTTACTCAGACTTGGAGCATGACTGAACAACTGTTCCATGCGTTAGGCCACATGATCTTTGGTCACTTTAGTTTAAATGATTTAGGCGGACCCGTTGCCATTTTTGCAACGACGTCACAAGCCGCTAAATTAGGGATTACAGGTCTATTGCAATTCTTAGCATTTTTATCAATTAACCTTGCAATTATGAACCTGTTACCAATTCCAGCTTTAGATGGTGGTAAAATAATACTGAACCTTATTCAGGCCATTCGTCGTCGTCCTGTATCTGAAAATGTTGAAGCCACCATTACGTTAATTGGCTTTGCTCTGATCTTAGTCTTAATGGTGTTAGTGACCTGGAATGATATTGAACGCTATTTTATTCATTGA
- a CDS encoding proline--tRNA ligase, with product MRQSKMLIPTLKQNPKGAVALSHIMMLRGGYIHQVSAGIYAYLPLAYRVLEKIEKIINDEMQKIGAIRMLVPTLLPAKLWKESGRLSTYGPELFKLKNRRGTEYILGPTHEETFTALIRDTVNSYKDLPLILYQIQSKFRDENRPRYGLLRGREFLMKDAYSFSLNDKDLDRIYHNMDVAYRKIFDKMQLHYRPIIGNGGAMGGSDSQEFSAPAKVGEDTIVYSDKGDYQANLEMATSKCIAKKPDVAPKKLVKKSCPNTKTIKKLAKFLKVEPKQIIKSVLFIANKKKPVLVLVRGDHDVNPTKIQNFLGADFLDLATPSQIKKLVGCVPGYVGPVNTNVKILADDYVKYMVNTVAGANENDYDYVNVNPGRDFKVDAYGDFRLAKEGDVAPNGVGHLKFTPGIEIAHIFKLGTRYSKDLGATVLNENGKRVPVIMGCYGIGVSRLLSAIAEQQSDDNGLVWPISVAPFDIHIIPVNVKNDVQMNLALSLDKQLTKDGYEVLLDDRKKRAGVKFADSDLIGIPLRITVGRDAKQGVVEVKIRKTGETVKVRKDELENTIPIFRKELSNNK from the coding sequence ATGAGACAATCCAAAATGTTAATCCCGACGTTAAAGCAGAACCCGAAAGGTGCCGTTGCTTTAAGTCATATTATGATGTTACGAGGTGGCTATATCCATCAGGTTTCTGCTGGTATATATGCCTACTTGCCATTGGCTTATCGGGTTCTTGAAAAGATTGAAAAGATTATTAATGACGAAATGCAGAAGATTGGTGCCATTCGAATGTTGGTACCAACCTTATTACCCGCTAAGTTATGGAAAGAATCCGGCCGTTTAAGTACTTACGGACCCGAATTATTTAAGTTAAAGAACCGTCGTGGTACTGAATATATCTTAGGACCAACCCATGAAGAAACCTTTACGGCTTTAATTCGTGATACCGTTAATTCCTATAAAGATTTACCATTAATTCTTTATCAAATCCAGTCTAAGTTCCGTGATGAAAACCGTCCTCGTTATGGCTTATTACGAGGCCGTGAATTTCTTATGAAGGATGCTTATTCATTCTCCTTAAATGATAAAGATTTAGACCGAATCTATCACAATATGGATGTCGCTTATCGAAAGATTTTTGATAAGATGCAGTTACACTACCGACCAATCATTGGTAACGGTGGTGCCATGGGCGGATCTGATTCACAAGAATTCTCCGCTCCAGCTAAAGTTGGTGAAGATACCATCGTTTATTCTGATAAGGGTGATTATCAAGCTAACTTAGAAATGGCTACTAGTAAGTGCATTGCTAAAAAGCCTGACGTTGCACCAAAGAAATTAGTTAAGAAATCTTGTCCTAACACCAAGACGATTAAGAAGTTAGCTAAGTTCTTAAAGGTTGAACCAAAACAGATTATCAAGAGTGTTCTCTTTATTGCTAATAAGAAGAAACCAGTCTTGGTATTAGTTCGTGGTGACCATGATGTTAACCCAACTAAGATCCAGAACTTCTTAGGCGCTGACTTCTTAGACTTAGCTACTCCTAGCCAGATTAAAAAGCTTGTGGGCTGTGTACCTGGTTACGTAGGCCCAGTTAATACTAACGTCAAGATTTTAGCTGATGATTACGTTAAGTACATGGTTAATACCGTTGCTGGTGCTAATGAAAATGACTATGATTACGTCAACGTCAACCCAGGCCGTGACTTTAAGGTTGATGCTTATGGTGACTTCCGTCTAGCTAAGGAAGGCGACGTTGCACCAAACGGTGTTGGTCATTTGAAGTTTACACCAGGAATTGAAATTGCCCATATCTTTAAGTTAGGCACTCGTTATTCTAAAGATTTAGGTGCTACCGTTTTGAACGAAAATGGTAAGCGAGTACCAGTTATTATGGGATGTTACGGAATTGGTGTAAGTCGTTTACTTTCAGCAATTGCTGAACAGCAGTCTGATGATAATGGCTTAGTATGGCCAATTTCAGTTGCTCCGTTTGATATTCATATCATTCCAGTTAACGTTAAGAATGATGTTCAAATGAACTTGGCATTATCCTTAGATAAACAATTAACTAAGGATGGCTATGAAGTCTTACTTGATGACCGAAAGAAGCGTGCTGGTGTTAAGTTCGCTGATTCTGATTTAATCGGAATCCCATTAAGAATTACCGTTGGCCGTGACGCTAAACAAGGTGTCGTTGAAGTTAAGATCAGAAAGACCGGCGAAACGGTAAAGGTTCGTAAAGACGAACTAGAAAACACCATTCCAATCTTTAGAAAAGAATTAAGTAATAACAAGTAA
- a CDS encoding PolC-type DNA polymerase III N-terminal domain-containing protein, translated as MASYQHDLFKKLIEKLQLTTPSAQKALQDGLLTELVIHDRSNLWSFQITLASIMPYKIFQDFMQRLHNVFAGSSLKVTFHIDQPKVTDSLIKDYWLWVVNNCHLSSILKQQLAKNSQLKVTNGQVSLDTKERSLRSFLMDGALVDLEDTYHQLGFPNFKIHVAGVSSKRNLPTQVVDFPIKKTKSDVKLAREAVKALDNDEKPK; from the coding sequence GTGGCCTCGTATCAGCATGATTTATTTAAGAAGCTAATCGAAAAATTACAGTTAACGACTCCATCTGCGCAAAAAGCTTTGCAGGACGGTTTGCTAACCGAATTAGTTATTCATGATCGATCCAATTTGTGGTCTTTTCAAATTACGTTGGCTTCGATTATGCCTTATAAGATATTTCAAGATTTTATGCAACGTCTGCATAACGTCTTTGCCGGTTCATCTTTAAAGGTTACGTTCCATATTGACCAGCCTAAGGTTACCGATTCTTTGATTAAGGATTATTGGCTATGGGTCGTTAATAATTGCCATCTTTCATCAATCCTAAAGCAACAGCTAGCCAAAAACAGTCAGCTTAAAGTCACTAACGGTCAAGTATCACTAGATACCAAAGAAAGATCTCTTCGCAGTTTCTTAATGGACGGTGCTTTAGTTGATCTTGAAGATACGTATCATCAACTAGGCTTTCCGAATTTTAAGATTCATGTTGCTGGCGTTAGTTCTAAAAGGAATTTGCCGACTCAAGTTGTTGATTTTCCGATTAAGAAAACCAAGAGTGACGTTAAATTAGCTCGTGAAGCCGTTAAAGCCTTAGATAACGACGAAAAGCCCAAATAA
- the rimP gene encoding ribosome maturation factor RimP has product MNKVEKIVTNLLQPILKDLHFSLYDVNYSKKGPKWYLSVYVDKPAGGISINDCAKVSDKLGMKLDSLDPDPIPHAYNLDVSSPGAERPLKKPQDFKSAINRYVHVTLYYPIKNRKMYEGYLQSYDSKDLVIKYNDMSVMRDVKIPRKAIALARLAVKL; this is encoded by the coding sequence ATGAACAAAGTTGAAAAGATTGTCACTAACTTATTGCAACCGATTTTAAAAGATCTTCATTTTAGTTTATATGATGTAAATTATTCGAAAAAAGGCCCTAAGTGGTACTTAAGCGTTTATGTCGATAAGCCCGCAGGCGGGATTTCGATTAATGATTGTGCGAAAGTTAGTGACAAGCTGGGAATGAAATTAGATAGTTTAGACCCGGATCCAATTCCACACGCCTATAATTTAGACGTTTCTTCTCCCGGTGCCGAACGTCCTCTTAAAAAGCCTCAAGATTTTAAGAGCGCCATTAATCGATATGTACACGTTACGTTGTACTACCCAATTAAGAATCGAAAAATGTATGAAGGATATTTACAGAGCTATGATTCTAAGGATTTAGTCATTAAATATAATGACATGAGCGTTATGAGAGACGTTAAAATTCCTAGGAAAGCAATTGCCTTAGCTCGTTTAGCGGTTAAGTTATAA